In Ruminococcus sp. HUN007, a genomic segment contains:
- the cdaA gene encoding diadenylate cyclase CdaA, with the protein MYLSGLIGSLWSIFNSMKIGDFFDIAILSLIIFKLIQIIRETRAGQLAKGIIFLLLAYFTCVIFKFKAMEFLLSVILNNGFIAILIMFQPEMRRALERVGRTSVSKLSFFNNHPDDFVARWETAIKEICDSVDELSATKTGALIVLERKTRLGLEISSGTMMECLPSKELLGNIFYPKTPLHDGAVIMRNGMIVAAACYLPKPEREELIDKKLGSRHRAAIGMSENSDAVIVVVSEETGTISVACNGKLFRNFSSKSLSIFLIDHVINDKSDEVNDSKKHFLMFNRRKNKK; encoded by the coding sequence TTGTATCTGAGCGGGCTGATCGGCTCTTTATGGAGTATTTTCAACTCAATGAAAATCGGTGACTTTTTCGATATCGCCATTCTTTCGCTTATCATATTCAAGTTAATACAGATAATCCGTGAAACACGAGCAGGGCAGCTTGCAAAAGGTATCATATTTCTTCTGCTCGCGTACTTCACCTGTGTCATTTTTAAATTCAAGGCAATGGAATTCCTGCTGTCCGTTATACTCAACAACGGATTTATAGCAATACTGATAATGTTCCAGCCGGAAATGCGCCGTGCACTAGAACGTGTCGGACGCACCAGCGTTTCAAAGCTTTCGTTCTTCAACAATCATCCTGATGATTTTGTTGCCAGATGGGAAACTGCAATAAAGGAGATCTGTGACAGTGTTGATGAACTTTCCGCAACAAAAACCGGTGCACTGATAGTCCTTGAAAGAAAAACAAGACTCGGACTGGAAATCAGTTCGGGCACCATGATGGAATGTCTTCCGAGCAAGGAACTTCTCGGAAACATCTTTTATCCGAAAACACCTCTTCACGACGGTGCGGTAATAATGAGAAACGGCATGATAGTTGCCGCGGCATGTTATCTTCCGAAACCGGAACGTGAAGAACTTATAGACAAAAAACTAGGATCCCGCCACCGTGCAGCCATAGGAATGAGTGAAAACTCAGATGCCGTAATAGTTGTCGTTTCCGAAGAAACGGGCACTATTTCGGTTGCCTGCAACGGTAAGCTGTTCAGAAACTTTTCCTCAAAATCGCTCAGCATCTTTCTGATCGACCATGTTATCAACGACAAGTCTGATGAAGTCAACGACAGCAAAAAACATTTCCTTATGTTTAACCGGAGGAAAAACAAAAAATGA